Below is a window of Synechococcus sp. RSCCF101 DNA.
CTCGAACGACGCGAAGCCTGGGAGGAGCTCCAGCTGCTCATCCAGCGCCAGCGCCCCTTCTGCGACGGAGCGGAAGGCCTGGGAACCATGCTCGATTACTGGAGCGGTCGGGCCTGCCTTGAGCTGAAGCAGCCCGACCAGGCCGAGCCTCTGCTGCGCCGGGCGGCCCGCCAGGCGCCGGACTTTCCCTTCGCCCATCACCTCCTCGGCCGCGCCCTGGCATCGCGGGAAGCATGGGCTCCTGCAGCGGCGGCCCAGGAGCGCTGCACCCAGCTGCAGCCAGAGTTCGCCTACGGCTGGCTGGAGCTGGCCCGGGCCCGCGAGCAGCTCGGCGATGCCGCCGGCGCGATCGACGCCTACACCGAAGCCGCCACGCGGCTTCCCGGCAACCGTTGGCTGCGGCGCCACCTCGATGCCCTCCAGGTGAGCTCCCAGGCCCGCAGCGGCCACCACCAGGCGGCGGCGGAGGCCATCGTGCGGCTGCAGGCCTCCGGTGATGTGGGAGAAGCCACCCTCACGGGTTGGCTGGAGCTGGCCGTGACCCTGGCCTGCTGCGGTGACTGGGGCAATGTGCTTCGTCTGGCCGGAGCGATCCGGCAGGGTGCGGAACAGGCCGCCCGGCCCAGTCCGCTGAGCACCCGCGTGCCCCTGACCCTGTTGGGGCTGGCGGTGCTGCTGGCCCCGGGGGAAGCCCGGATGATCAACCCTGCCGGGCTGGCCGGGGCCCTTTCGGAAAGCCTATGGCTGCCCTTTTCCGGCGCGGAGCAGGGGCTCTGGGCCGGCGGCATCGACGCCCTCACCATGGCGGCCGTGCATCATCTGCCGGGCAATGGCTCAGCACCGACCGGCGAGACAGAGCCCGTGGAACCCGCCCGCTGGCCCCTGCTGCTGGCGCTGGCCGATGTGCTGGCCAATGTGTTTTCCAGGCCCGACCGCGCCTACGCCCTGCTCCAGATGGGCCGTGCCTCCCTGGTTCTGGACACGCCTCAGGACCAGGTGCTGCAGGAACGCCTCGGCCTGCTGGCCCTGGCCGAGGGACGGGATCTGGTGGCGCGCCATCACCTGGACACCATCCCCGAGCCCAATCGCTCCGATCGCGTGCGGGCGGCTCTGGCCCGCTGCGACCTCGGCCGAGCCGGGCTGCATCTGCCCCACGATCTGGCCTCGGCCCGGGGCGCCGCAAACCACTTGCTGCGACTGTTCAGACTCAGGCCACGCAGCAGTCGGGCCCGAGAGCAGCTCGACCAGTTGCTCTGGAAACTCAACACGCGCGTGCTCGACGACACCGGCCGCCTGGCCCAGCGCTCCGGCCCCATCAGCGCCGCCCAGAGCCTGCGCCGCGACGGCCTGGCCCTGCTGGCGGAACTGACGCGCTCCAGCCTCAATCCCCCGGGCCTGGCCCCGCTCCCGCCGCGCCGCCGCGCCAGCCGGCGCTGGCTGCTTCTGGCGAGCTCCTCCCTGCCCCAGTGCTTCCTCTATCGGGTGCAGCAAAAGCGCGAACAGCTGGAAGCCATGGACCGTGAGGTGCTGATCCTCGATGTGAGCGCTTGCGACACCTGGGGCGTGGCCTCAGCCCTGCTCTGGGCCGATCGCCTCGTGGTGTGCCGCCAGCCCGGCACCTACCCCGTGCTGCGGGCGATGGAGATGGCCCGCCGGCTGGGTATTGAGGTGCTGGTCGACATCGACGATCTGATCTTTGACGCGGAACATTTTCCGCCCCCCCTCGCCAGCTACGGGGGCACCATCTCCGCGGAGCTGCACCGGGGCCTGGCCATGGATGCGCCCCTGTTCTCCGCTCCGATGGAGCTGGCCGATGGCCTGATCGTGTCCACGCTCACCCTGGCCGAACGCTGGCGACAACTGCATCCCGATGGGCGTCAGCCCATTCATGTGCTGCCCAACCTGGCGCCGCCGGTGCTGCGGCGAGACGCGTCGGAAATGGCACCGCGCATCACTCAGCGCCAGGCCGCCGTTCCCCTGCGCCTGCTCGTCTCCAGCGGGACGCTGGCCCACAAGCAGGTGTGGGTGGAGGAGCTGGCTCCAGCCCTGGAGGAGCTGCTGCAACGCCATGGCGACGTGCAGCTGGATCTGGTGGGCAGCGTGGAATGGCCCGAGCATCTGCACGGCGTGGACGCCTCCCGGATCCGCAGCGTTCCCTTCAGCGACTACCCCACCTATCTCCGCCACCTCAGCCGCGCCCACATCGGCCTGGCCCCACTGGAGCCGGGGATCGTGACCGATGCCAAGAGTGCGATCAAGTGGATGGAATACAGCCTCATGGGCCTGGCCTCCGTGGTGAGCCCCACGGCCACCTATCGAGGCGATCTGCGCGAGGGTGAGCATGTGCGTTTCGCGACGGGGCGGCAGGAGTGGGTGGCGGCGATCGAGAGCCTGATCGCCGATCCCCAGGCCCGCATCGATCTGGCACAGCGGGCCCATGCGCACGCCCTCACCCTGTTCGGACCGGAGGTGGGCCAGCGCTTCTGGCGCGAGCTGGATGGCCCCACCGGCTCTGAGCCCCCCCCGGCCCGGCGAAAGCTGCTGCTGATCAACTGCTTCTTCGCACCTCAGTCCGTTGGCGGGGCTACGCGAGTGGCTCAGGACCGGGTGCGGCAGCTGCTGGCTCAGGGGGATCAGGCACCGGAGGTGACGGTGCTCTGTGTGGACCTCGACCCCTGGCAGGGCTCACCGGGGCCGCAGGGCATGCCCCTGGATGTGCACCACTGGCACGGGGCCCGGGTGGTGCGGCTCGGGGTGCCTGGCAAACCCTGGAACTGGCACCACGACGGCGAGGTGGAGCGCTTCTGCCGCGACTGGTTCGACCGGGAGGGTTTCGATGCCATCGAGGCCCACTCCATTCAGATCCTCACTGCGGCTCCCCTGCGTGTGGCTCTCGAGCAGGGCATTCCCTACACCGTGGTGCTGCACGACGGCTGGTGGCTGAGCGAACGCCAGTTCCTCACCACTCCCGATGGACGCTCGGTGGATCCCGCCGATCCCCT
It encodes the following:
- a CDS encoding glycosyltransferase → MATQAGTADQWRQQLDQQPGAAEPLQQLASELERREAWEELQLLIQRQRPFCDGAEGLGTMLDYWSGRACLELKQPDQAEPLLRRAARQAPDFPFAHHLLGRALASREAWAPAAAAQERCTQLQPEFAYGWLELARAREQLGDAAGAIDAYTEAATRLPGNRWLRRHLDALQVSSQARSGHHQAAAEAIVRLQASGDVGEATLTGWLELAVTLACCGDWGNVLRLAGAIRQGAEQAARPSPLSTRVPLTLLGLAVLLAPGEARMINPAGLAGALSESLWLPFSGAEQGLWAGGIDALTMAAVHHLPGNGSAPTGETEPVEPARWPLLLALADVLANVFSRPDRAYALLQMGRASLVLDTPQDQVLQERLGLLALAEGRDLVARHHLDTIPEPNRSDRVRAALARCDLGRAGLHLPHDLASARGAANHLLRLFRLRPRSSRAREQLDQLLWKLNTRVLDDTGRLAQRSGPISAAQSLRRDGLALLAELTRSSLNPPGLAPLPPRRRASRRWLLLASSSLPQCFLYRVQQKREQLEAMDREVLILDVSACDTWGVASALLWADRLVVCRQPGTYPVLRAMEMARRLGIEVLVDIDDLIFDAEHFPPPLASYGGTISAELHRGLAMDAPLFSAPMELADGLIVSTLTLAERWRQLHPDGRQPIHVLPNLAPPVLRRDASEMAPRITQRQAAVPLRLLVSSGTLAHKQVWVEELAPALEELLQRHGDVQLDLVGSVEWPEHLHGVDASRIRSVPFSDYPTYLRHLSRAHIGLAPLEPGIVTDAKSAIKWMEYSLMGLASVVSPTATYRGDLREGEHVRFATGRQEWVAAIESLIADPQARIDLAQRAHAHALTLFGPEVGQRFWRELDGPTGSEPPPARRKLLLINCFFAPQSVGGATRVAQDRVRQLLAQGDQAPEVTVLCVDLDPWQGSPGPQGMPLDVHHWHGARVVRLGVPGKPWNWHHDGEVERFCRDWFDREGFDAIEAHSIQILTAAPLRVALEQGIPYTVVLHDGWWLSERQFLTTPDGRSVDPADPLSGLNPDASEEERQAALQRRRDLFDLLAGAQERLAVSERFAELHRRAGVAHVGVRVNTVPEPVAARANKRQPADRSGPVRLCMIGGMSVHKGYPVFRAAVQRAALGQAAAITVVDHRLEEDDPGYGLSWGGTPVRFIPPVAMNRMDAFYAGQDVLVAPSIWPESFGLVTREALAAGLWVIASDIGALAEPIEHGTNGDRLRPGSVEELTSILKRLTVSATTSPPL